The proteins below are encoded in one region of Tomitella fengzijianii:
- a CDS encoding MFS transporter codes for MPEPATRPALGTVLVALCVTEIVSWGLLYYAFPVLAPRISADTGWSPIVVASAFSAALVVSALAGVPVGRIIDQRGPRLVMTAGSILGVLALVVIAVSPELPVFVGGWVLAGVAMAGVLYPPAFAAITGWFAPRQLGALATLTLVAGLASTVFAPLTATVGAHAGWRATYLWAAVVLAVLTVPAHWFLLRRPWPAKQRPEEPAVDRAYASEVLRSAQFRLLAAGLTAVSLAMYAGLLALVPLMLERGLDAQAAAWVLGLGGIGQVAGRLVYTGLARRVPLTARTATVFVLVSASTLALAVVPGPVGLLVAASMTAGIGRGIATLLQATAITDRWGPRAYGHLSGVLGLPVLLATALAPFAGAVLAETTGGYAHAFVVLAALAAVGTVLMIASARTQAPRRAAATAERTA; via the coding sequence TTGCCTGAGCCGGCGACACGCCCAGCGCTGGGGACGGTGCTGGTGGCGCTGTGCGTGACCGAGATCGTCTCCTGGGGCCTGCTCTACTACGCCTTCCCCGTCCTAGCCCCGCGGATCAGCGCCGACACCGGCTGGTCGCCGATCGTCGTCGCCTCGGCGTTCTCGGCCGCGCTGGTCGTCTCCGCGCTGGCCGGGGTGCCGGTCGGCCGGATCATCGACCAGCGCGGGCCGCGTCTGGTCATGACCGCCGGCTCGATCCTCGGCGTCCTCGCCCTCGTCGTGATCGCCGTCTCGCCGGAACTGCCGGTCTTCGTCGGTGGCTGGGTGCTCGCCGGGGTCGCGATGGCCGGGGTGCTCTACCCGCCGGCTTTCGCCGCGATCACCGGCTGGTTCGCTCCTCGTCAGCTGGGTGCGCTGGCGACGCTCACCCTGGTCGCCGGACTGGCCAGCACGGTGTTCGCTCCGCTGACCGCGACCGTCGGCGCGCACGCGGGCTGGCGGGCGACCTACCTGTGGGCGGCGGTAGTCCTCGCCGTCCTCACGGTCCCGGCGCATTGGTTCCTCCTGCGTCGGCCCTGGCCCGCGAAGCAGCGGCCCGAGGAACCCGCCGTCGACCGCGCCTACGCATCGGAGGTCCTGCGCAGCGCCCAGTTCCGGCTGCTCGCGGCCGGGCTGACCGCGGTGTCGCTGGCGATGTACGCAGGTCTGCTCGCCCTGGTCCCGCTCATGCTCGAGCGCGGTCTCGACGCCCAGGCCGCGGCGTGGGTGCTCGGCCTCGGCGGCATCGGGCAGGTCGCCGGCCGCCTCGTCTACACCGGTCTGGCGCGCCGCGTCCCGCTGACCGCGCGCACCGCGACGGTGTTCGTGCTGGTGTCGGCGAGCACGCTCGCCCTGGCCGTCGTGCCGGGTCCGGTCGGCCTGCTGGTCGCGGCGTCAATGACTGCCGGGATCGGGCGCGGGATCGCGACCCTGCTGCAGGCGACCGCGATCACCGACCGCTGGGGCCCGCGCGCATACGGCCACCTCTCCGGCGTCCTGGGCCTGCCGGTGCTGCTGGCCACTGCCCTCGCCCCGTTCGCCGGCGCGGTGCTGGCCGAGACGACCGGCGGCTACGCGCACGCGTTCGTCGTCCTCGCGGCCCTGGCGGCGGTCGGGACGGTGCTCATGATCGCCAGTGCACGCACCCAGGCTCCCCGCCGGGCGGCGGCCACGGCCGAGCGGACGGCGTGA